A genomic window from Quercus lobata isolate SW786 chromosome 10, ValleyOak3.0 Primary Assembly, whole genome shotgun sequence includes:
- the LOC115964179 gene encoding cell division cycle-associated protein 7-like has protein sequence MGRLGTSDYEDLRNARILENQARMATLGLHKTASELRSIASSVKPTNLRKHSKKDYTLTPLRRSVRLKHSDHRLKHSSTATTNKRPNRVSLRRSYRLRGKEGGVSEESVEESEESYGTTPSSEERRPANMPLVKVGGLELQLSPEYSARRCDSKGRGSLYDPVYGICCHFCRQKKLCGEEDCKRCSDLDMDEPCIGKTDCSACHSSNGVLCRACLMVRYGEEMDEVRKDKEWMCPHCVEEKGINPYWICNSSLCLRKRKMVPTGIAIFRAREMGYKSVAHLLMDELQRTNKVIA, from the exons ATGGGAAGGCTTGGAACAAGTGATTACGAAGACCTCCGAAATGCAAGAATCTTGGAAAATCAGGCTCGCATGGCCACACTTGGACTCCACAAAACTGCTTCCGAGCTCCGCTCAATCGCTTCCTCTGTAAAACCCACCAATCTTAGAAAACACAGTAAAAAGGACTACACACTCACGCCATTACGTCGCTCGGTTCGCTTAAAGCATTCCGATCATCGCTTAAAGCATTCTTCAACTGCCACCACCAACAAGAGGCCGAACCGCGTTTCTTTACGCCGGTCTTATCGCTTGAGAGGAAAAGAAG GTGGTGTTTCAGAGGAGAGTGTAGAAGAAAGTGAAGAGAGTTATGGTACTACTCCTAGTAGTGAAGAGAGGAGGCCTGCCAACATGCCTTTGGTGAAAGTGGGTGGTTTGGAGCTTCAGCTTTCGCCGGAATATTCTGCCCGCCGCTGCGATAGCAAAGGAAGGGGCAGTCTCTATGACCCTGTCTATGGAATTTGCTGCCACTTCTGCAG GCAAAAGAAACTGTGCGGAGAAGAAGATTGCAAGAGATGTAGTGATCTTGATATGGATGAGCCATGCATAG GGAAGACGGATTGTTCAGCTTGTCATTCTAGCAATGGTGTTCTCTGTCGAGCCTGTCTCATGGTTCGGTATGGTGAAG AGATGGATGAGGTGAGAAAGGACAAAGAATGGATGTGCCCCCATTGTGtggaagaaaaaggaattaaCCCTTATTGGATATGTAACAG TTCACTGTGCCTAAGGAAGCGAAAGATGGTTCCAACTGGCATTGCAATATTCAGAG CTCGGGAGATGGGGTACAAATCTGTGGCACATCTACTAATGGATGAGCTTCAACGAACAAACAAGGTGATTGCGTGA